In the genome of Podarcis raffonei isolate rPodRaf1 chromosome 17, rPodRaf1.pri, whole genome shotgun sequence, one region contains:
- the FOXE1 gene encoding forkhead box protein E1, translating into MTAESPQPSTCAAGQADSEGGSASRLAALVKVEPSAHGEALEPEPSEEEAAAAAAAGGGGPRPGGRRRKRPVQRGKPPYSYIALIAMAIAHAPERRLTLGGIYRFITERFPFYRDGPRKWQNSIRHNLTLNDCFVKVPREPGRPGKGSYWALDPHARDMFESGSFLRRRKRFKRSDLSTYPAYIHEAQAQPVGPALNAPYAAPAALCYPSQPPLFSLGPLMAQPSPELAHQQHSPDVTPSPANACSFAGTAAYPSQGCAAGPGLHRPHNAMPYSYPLPSTQQLQVNQGTYSQSGGSGGGHLFGASARLGMPTSPTLGNDAMDFYGRMSPSSYGSLAHGYNAGGQLGSPGAYLRHAAYSSNMERFVSAI; encoded by the coding sequence ATGACAGCCGAGAGCCCCCAGCCGTCGACGTGCGCCGCGGGCCAGGCCGACTCCGAAGGCGGCTCGGCGTCCAGGCTCGCCGCTCTCGTTAAGGTGGAGCCGTCGGCGCACGGGGAGGCTTTGGAGCCGGAGCCGTCGGAagaagaagcggcggcggcggcggcggcagggggaGGAGGCCCGCGTCCCGGCGGCCGTCGCAGGAAGCGCCCGGTGCAGCGTGGCAAGCCCCCGTACAGCTACATCGCGCTCATCGCCATGGCCATCGCGCACGCCCCGGAGAGGCGCCTGACGCTGGGCGGCATCTACCGCTTCATCACCGAGCGCTTCCCCTTCTACCGCGACGGGCCGCGCAAGTGGCAGAACagcatccgccacaacctgacgCTCAACGACTGCTTCGTCAAGGTGCCCCGCGAGCCCGGGCGGCCGGGCAAAGGCAGCTACTGGGCGCTCGACCCGCACGCCCGGGACATGTTCGAGAGCGGCAGCTTCTTGCGGCGCAGGAAGCGCTTCAAGCGCAGCGACTTGTCCACCTACCCGGCCTACATACACGAGGCGCAGGCCCAGCCCGTCGGGCCGGCCCTCAACGCGCCCTACGCGGCCCCCGCCGCCCTCTGCTACCCGTCGCAGCCGCCCCTCTTCAGCCTGGGCCCGCTCATGGCGCAGCCCAGCCCGGAGCTGGCCCACCAGCAGCACAGCCCCGACGTCACCCCTTCCCCTGCCAACGCCTGCTCCTTCGCGGGCACCGCCGCCTACCCCAGCCAGGGCTGCGCGGCGGGGCCTGGCCTGCACAGGCCCCACAACGCCATGCCTTACTCCTACCCGCTCCCcagcacccagcagctgcaggtgaacCAAGGCACCTACTCCCAgagtggtggcagtggtggcggcCACCTGTTTGGGGCCTCTGCCCGCCTAGGGATGCCCACCTCGCCCACCCTGGGGAACGACGCTATGGATTTCTATGGCAGGATGTCTCCCAGCTCCTACGGTTCTTTGGCTCACGGCTACAACGCCGGCGGGCAGCTTGGTAGTCCGGGGGCCTACCTGCGCCATGCGGCCTATTCCAGCAACATGGAGAGGTTTGTTTCTGCCATCTGA